One part of the Streptomyces ferrugineus genome encodes these proteins:
- a CDS encoding ABC transporter substrate-binding protein: MATSPQPAPLTSRRHSGISRRLLLTATASALFVTATACGSAVNTADGSSSDGLITLSMHNPDSKTQDPATWQMVQEFNKKHPDMKIKLEGQPVDQHEQRMTIAAQSGTLPEIFWVYDSLAKTMVKSDDLLDLSPILAENDLKAKFAPSMLAGFQRDGVQYGLPYQALVTGFYYNKAILDEHKIAVPETFEDLLAAVKKLKAAGVVPIAQGANNSSFSVWAFLTMLDRFGYESKYQDILSGKASYDNADFLRLYQHVQELAKAGAFPSNMNTQTYAQAVASYTDGKAAFLDAGVWEAAKIQKSTVGEDTGFWAGPTFSDGVGEQKLVMNVPSAPFVVSAKVKDDKKKYAAVKAFIQFYYSDAGQKILVDNAQPPVTTYEPAVDAEKNSVFAAVLAEASKPGWKSPKAQPDLVVSAATASAMYDSFYGVMGGSLSPEEAVKNVQKTIK; encoded by the coding sequence ATGGCGACCTCCCCACAGCCCGCGCCCCTGACGTCGAGACGGCACTCCGGCATCTCGCGCCGACTCCTGCTCACCGCCACGGCGAGTGCCCTGTTCGTCACCGCCACGGCCTGCGGTTCCGCGGTGAACACGGCGGACGGATCCTCGTCGGACGGCCTGATCACGCTGTCCATGCACAACCCGGACAGCAAGACCCAGGACCCGGCGACCTGGCAGATGGTGCAGGAGTTCAACAAGAAGCACCCCGACATGAAGATCAAACTGGAGGGCCAGCCGGTCGACCAGCACGAGCAGCGGATGACCATCGCCGCGCAGAGCGGCACGCTGCCGGAGATCTTCTGGGTCTACGACTCGCTCGCCAAGACCATGGTCAAGAGCGATGACCTGCTGGACCTGAGTCCGATCCTGGCCGAGAACGATCTCAAGGCGAAGTTCGCCCCGAGCATGCTCGCCGGTTTCCAGCGGGACGGCGTCCAGTACGGTCTCCCGTACCAGGCACTGGTCACGGGCTTCTACTACAACAAGGCCATCCTGGACGAGCACAAGATCGCCGTCCCGGAGACCTTCGAGGACCTGCTCGCCGCGGTGAAGAAGCTCAAGGCGGCCGGCGTGGTGCCGATCGCGCAGGGTGCGAACAACTCCTCGTTCAGCGTGTGGGCGTTCCTGACCATGCTCGACCGCTTCGGCTACGAGTCGAAGTACCAGGACATCCTGTCCGGCAAGGCGAGCTACGACAACGCCGACTTCCTGCGCCTGTACCAGCACGTGCAGGAGCTGGCGAAGGCCGGCGCCTTCCCCTCCAACATGAATACCCAGACCTACGCCCAGGCCGTCGCCTCCTACACGGACGGCAAAGCGGCCTTCCTGGACGCGGGCGTCTGGGAGGCGGCGAAGATCCAGAAGAGCACCGTGGGCGAGGACACCGGCTTCTGGGCCGGGCCGACCTTCTCCGACGGTGTCGGCGAGCAGAAGCTCGTGATGAACGTGCCCTCGGCGCCGTTCGTCGTCAGCGCCAAGGTCAAGGACGACAAGAAGAAGTACGCCGCGGTGAAGGCGTTCATCCAGTTCTACTACAGCGACGCGGGCCAGAAGATCCTCGTCGACAACGCCCAGCCGCCGGTGACCACATACGAGCCGGCCGTCGACGCCGAGAAGAACTCGGTCTTCGCCGCCGTCCTGGCGGAAGCCTCGAAGCCCGGCTGGAAGAGCCCGAAGGCCCAGCCCGACCTGGTCGTCTCCGCGGCCACCGCGAGCGCCATGTACGACAGCTTCTACGGCGTGATGGGCGGCAGCCTCAGCCCCGAAGAGGCCGTGAAGAACGTCCAGAAGACCATCAAGTAG
- a CDS encoding NosD domain-containing protein, translating to MTNTVYDVTTFNGTVSPQTDIGKVINEIIADIKSKQTSQNTRPGAVIYIPPGHYDLLTRVVIDISFLTIKGSGHGFLSRAIHDDTSDTSNWFEVQPGSSHIRVKHTDGNNEAFLVQRSGAPAEVGRLNGVVFQDFCIDGVASTKPYVEGNHKIGISVQSDNDSFRFEGMGFVYLTQAMVVRGADACGFTNNFVAECGTSISLTGASQVAKITNNYLISAWAGYSVFAENAEGILISGNTVLWACNITLINSNRCTISANKLLSNFPSMIALTNGSSENLIFGNHFRRVYGDGTSTRYDDLFGLVHINGSDNAVTANQFSYSVPAADITPSGAAPTIILVAGGNRNYLATNNIRANLDVKVVLDSSTTKTKLLYTANGDQLQAHTNDYALVATP from the coding sequence GTGACCAACACCGTCTACGACGTCACCACCTTCAACGGCACCGTCTCCCCGCAAACCGACATCGGCAAGGTGATCAACGAGATCATTGCCGACATCAAGTCGAAGCAGACCAGCCAGAACACCAGACCCGGCGCCGTCATCTACATCCCGCCGGGCCACTACGACCTGCTCACCCGCGTGGTCATCGACATCAGCTTCCTGACGATCAAGGGCTCGGGCCACGGCTTCCTGTCCCGGGCCATCCACGACGACACCTCTGACACCAGCAACTGGTTCGAGGTGCAGCCCGGCTCCAGCCACATCCGGGTCAAGCACACCGACGGCAACAACGAGGCGTTCCTCGTCCAGCGCTCCGGGGCACCCGCCGAGGTCGGCCGGCTCAACGGCGTCGTCTTCCAGGACTTCTGCATCGACGGCGTGGCGTCCACCAAGCCGTACGTGGAGGGCAACCACAAGATCGGCATCTCGGTCCAGTCGGACAACGACTCGTTCCGCTTCGAGGGGATGGGCTTCGTCTACCTCACCCAGGCCATGGTCGTCCGGGGCGCCGACGCCTGCGGTTTCACCAACAACTTCGTCGCCGAGTGCGGCACTTCGATCTCCCTCACCGGTGCCTCCCAGGTCGCGAAGATCACCAACAACTACCTGATCAGCGCCTGGGCGGGCTACTCGGTCTTCGCGGAGAACGCCGAGGGCATCCTCATCTCCGGCAACACCGTCCTGTGGGCCTGCAACATCACCCTCATCAACTCCAACCGCTGCACCATCTCCGCGAACAAGCTGCTGAGCAACTTCCCCAGCATGATCGCCCTGACGAACGGCAGCTCGGAGAACCTGATATTCGGCAACCACTTCCGCCGGGTCTACGGCGACGGCACCAGCACCCGCTACGACGACCTCTTCGGCCTCGTCCACATCAACGGAAGCGACAACGCCGTGACCGCCAACCAGTTCTCCTACTCCGTCCCAGCCGCCGACATCACACCGTCCGGAGCCGCACCCACGATCATCCTCGTCGCCGGCGGCAACCGGAACTACCTGGCCACCAACAACATCAGGGCCAACCTCGACGTGAAGGTCGTCCTCGACTCCTCCACCACCAAGACGAAGCTCCTCTACACCGCCAACGGCGACCAACTCCAGGCGCACACAAACGACTACGCGCTCGTAGCCACCCCCTGA
- a CDS encoding carbohydrate ABC transporter permease: MSIDTEVKVPLASPAAAGGTPSRPRRRSRGRIVVSAVAYLITFVILFPLLWIVLLSFQTNDNILNDPFSLSSLTLANYQQALETLNLLVMYKNTLILAVVSVTVGLVISYMAAFALTRMVFRSGRRRTQNTLRFYFLAGLAIPVYILLFPVYRLDIAFGLFGTYFALILPYIAVTIPFNILLLTGFLRDFPEEIEQAAVMDGVGLWRMAWKVVFPLMRPVIATLAILNVIYVWNEFPFAVTLINDPNMTTVSLGVSQFQGVYSVNYGAMMASATLVLLPQLAIYAAFQKQVIAGMTAGAVR, encoded by the coding sequence TTGAGCATCGACACCGAGGTCAAGGTGCCGCTCGCGTCCCCGGCGGCTGCCGGCGGGACTCCGAGCAGGCCGCGACGCCGCAGCCGCGGCAGGATCGTGGTCTCGGCGGTCGCCTACCTGATCACCTTCGTGATCCTGTTCCCGCTGCTGTGGATCGTGCTGCTGTCGTTCCAGACCAACGACAACATCCTCAACGACCCGTTCTCGCTGAGCAGCCTCACCCTGGCCAACTACCAGCAAGCCCTGGAGACCCTGAACCTGCTGGTGATGTACAAGAACACCCTCATCCTGGCCGTCGTGTCGGTCACGGTCGGGCTGGTCATCTCCTACATGGCCGCATTCGCGCTCACCCGCATGGTCTTCCGCAGCGGTCGGCGCCGCACGCAGAACACCCTGCGCTTCTACTTCCTGGCCGGGCTCGCCATCCCCGTCTACATCCTGCTGTTCCCGGTGTACCGGCTGGACATCGCCTTCGGCCTGTTCGGCACCTACTTCGCGCTGATCCTGCCGTACATCGCCGTCACGATCCCCTTCAACATCCTGCTGCTGACCGGCTTCCTGCGGGACTTCCCCGAGGAGATCGAACAAGCCGCCGTGATGGACGGGGTCGGGCTGTGGCGCATGGCCTGGAAGGTCGTCTTCCCGCTGATGCGGCCGGTCATCGCCACCCTCGCGATCCTGAACGTCATCTACGTCTGGAACGAGTTCCCCTTCGCGGTCACCCTCATCAACGACCCGAACATGACCACCGTCTCCCTCGGCGTCTCGCAGTTCCAGGGCGTCTACAGCGTCAACTACGGCGCCATGATGGCGTCCGCCACCCTCGTCCTGCTGCCGCAGCTGGCGATCTACGCGGCCTTCCAGAAGCAGGTCATCGCGGGCATGACCGCGGGCGCCGTCCGCTGA
- a CDS encoding glycoside hydrolase family 32 protein: protein MTDMRQAVTLDSHFPAVHLRPPAHWINDPNGLVFHDGHYHVYFQYNPHSARHADMHWGHFRSPDLVRWEPMPVALAPTPGGHDEGGIWSGNAVSHDGRLTAFYSAHHPGRRHQPVTAAVSYDGGTTFSKHDRLLIPDAPEGTTMFRDPYVWRDGDRWRMLVGAALADGRGAALQYASDDLNDWSYQGIFLARPPHPLPGGRNTEAGWECAQYAAFPDGTGAVLASAWNPEEGASCAIYWPGRAQDGAFHAGSPRLLDHGPDFYAPALLRAPDGRWLMWAWVWEARDEERVGAPSTWTDEAGWAGMLSVPRELTPGSDGELIQQPARELLALRGERRIAAAGKASAEQPVVLGEVARATDLTLNLERGGRLRLLTSPDGTEYLDIVHHLVTGEVVVDRDHASLDSRAKRGSWRLPSEGSTTTLRILLDHSVAEIFTAAGRTLTLRFYPVGDGPWRVQMGATGRAEAAYTVGAWDLTPPGQREGRPTCA, encoded by the coding sequence ATGACTGACATGCGACAGGCGGTGACGCTCGACTCCCACTTCCCGGCGGTCCACCTCCGCCCGCCGGCGCACTGGATCAACGACCCCAACGGCCTGGTCTTCCACGACGGCCACTACCACGTCTACTTCCAGTACAACCCGCACAGTGCCCGCCACGCCGACATGCACTGGGGCCACTTCCGCAGCCCGGACCTCGTTCGTTGGGAGCCGATGCCCGTGGCGCTGGCCCCCACGCCCGGCGGCCACGACGAGGGCGGCATCTGGTCGGGAAACGCGGTCTCGCACGACGGCCGCCTCACCGCCTTCTACTCCGCCCACCATCCCGGCCGCCGGCACCAGCCGGTCACCGCGGCGGTGTCCTACGACGGCGGTACGACCTTCTCCAAGCACGACCGTCTGCTGATCCCGGACGCGCCCGAGGGCACGACCATGTTCCGCGACCCGTACGTATGGCGGGACGGTGACCGCTGGCGGATGCTGGTCGGCGCGGCCCTGGCCGACGGTCGCGGCGCGGCCCTGCAGTACGCCTCCGACGACCTCAACGACTGGTCCTACCAGGGCATATTCCTAGCCCGCCCACCCCATCCCCTCCCCGGTGGCCGCAACACCGAGGCAGGCTGGGAGTGCGCCCAGTACGCCGCCTTCCCCGACGGCACCGGCGCGGTCCTCGCCAGCGCCTGGAACCCGGAGGAAGGGGCAAGCTGCGCGATCTACTGGCCGGGCCGCGCACAGGACGGCGCATTCCACGCTGGAAGCCCCCGGCTCCTGGACCACGGGCCCGACTTCTACGCTCCCGCACTGCTCCGCGCACCCGACGGACGCTGGCTGATGTGGGCCTGGGTCTGGGAGGCCCGCGACGAGGAACGCGTCGGCGCCCCCAGCACTTGGACCGACGAGGCCGGCTGGGCCGGAATGCTGTCAGTGCCCCGCGAACTGACACCGGGCTCGGACGGCGAGCTCATCCAGCAACCGGCCCGCGAACTGCTTGCCCTGCGCGGCGAACGCCGTATCGCCGCCGCCGGCAAGGCGAGCGCCGAACAGCCGGTCGTCCTCGGCGAAGTGGCACGGGCCACCGACCTGACCTTGAACCTGGAACGCGGCGGACGCCTCCGGCTGCTCACCTCACCGGACGGGACCGAGTACCTCGACATCGTGCACCACCTGGTCACCGGCGAAGTGGTGGTCGACCGCGATCACGCCTCCCTCGACTCCCGCGCCAAGCGCGGCAGCTGGCGTCTGCCCTCCGAGGGATCCACCACGACCCTGCGGATCCTCCTCGACCACTCGGTCGCCGAGATCTTCACCGCCGCCGGCCGCACGCTCACCCTGCGCTTCTACCCCGTCGGCGACGGTCCCTGGCGCGTGCAGATGGGTGCCACGGGCCGCGCCGAGGCCGCGTACACGGTCGGCGCATGGGACCTGACACCGCCCGGACAGCGCGAAGGCCGGCCCACCTGCGCATGA
- a CDS encoding carbohydrate ABC transporter permease produces the protein MNWLTTRRHFTLMVAPALIIYSLYMIYPILYSLYYSFTNFDGVSAGGFAGLDNYRQMGQDDAFWTSMRNTGIILGIALFLLIPLGFLLAILLSGRVKGSGAMRALVFAPAIIAPILVGLIWIFILDPKIGLVNAFLLAIGVPAHPQWIGGPTLSPYSIGFVYLWQQIGFVLTIFYAGLRMLPRDVMEASSLDGASRWQQLRHIQIPMMRETFGIVTALVVTGVFKVFELVYALTGGGPVHLSEVMVSYMYHITFTTQQYGYGMALAVVVFVVGALASAATFLGNRRKGEVR, from the coding sequence ATGAACTGGCTCACCACGCGCCGGCACTTCACCCTCATGGTCGCGCCGGCCCTGATCATCTACAGCCTGTACATGATCTATCCGATCCTGTACTCGCTCTACTACAGCTTCACCAACTTCGACGGCGTCTCCGCAGGCGGCTTCGCGGGCCTCGACAACTACCGGCAGATGGGCCAGGACGACGCGTTCTGGACCTCGATGCGCAACACCGGGATCATCCTCGGCATCGCCCTGTTCCTGCTGATCCCCCTGGGCTTCCTGCTCGCGATCCTGCTCAGCGGCCGGGTGAAGGGCAGTGGTGCGATGCGGGCGCTCGTCTTCGCCCCCGCGATCATCGCGCCCATCCTCGTCGGACTGATCTGGATCTTCATTCTGGACCCGAAGATCGGCCTGGTGAACGCCTTCCTGCTGGCGATCGGGGTGCCCGCGCACCCGCAGTGGATCGGTGGCCCCACCCTCAGCCCGTACTCGATCGGCTTCGTCTACCTGTGGCAGCAGATCGGGTTCGTCCTGACCATCTTCTACGCGGGCCTGCGCATGCTGCCCCGTGACGTGATGGAGGCCAGCAGCCTGGACGGCGCCAGCCGCTGGCAGCAGCTGCGGCACATCCAGATCCCGATGATGCGCGAGACGTTCGGCATAGTCACCGCCCTCGTCGTCACCGGCGTCTTCAAGGTCTTCGAACTCGTCTACGCCCTCACCGGCGGCGGTCCCGTCCACCTCTCCGAGGTCATGGTCAGCTACATGTACCACATCACCTTCACCACCCAGCAGTACGGCTACGGCATGGCCCTGGCCGTGGTGGTGTTCGTGGTCGGCGCGCTCGCCTCCGCGGCCACGTTCCTCGGCAACCGCCGCAAGGGAGAAGTCCGTTGA
- a CDS encoding LacI family DNA-binding transcriptional regulator, whose translation MAGVSTSTVSHVINGTRPVRDETRTRIEDAIRATGYRRDSLARALRRSRTDSIGLILTDVSEPAFAAMARGVEREAMGAGLTVLLANSGEDAELEARALEVLAERRVDGLLIAPVARSHLEAITAVIDQGTPVVLIDRLNGAKADQVGVENTAPMRELVLHLVERHGHRRIALAAGDTAVSTIAERRRGYLEALYEAGIDVDESLIVTGSGRAGDTRERMTSVLRRQRPSAVVAASTETAVGVLAAAKGLDLTTPEDFAFATFDGFPHTDLFRPGITAVAQPAHEIGATAMELLLRRIDGSLTSRPRTVRLEPEITYRESCGCPA comes from the coding sequence ATGGCCGGCGTCTCCACGTCCACCGTGTCCCACGTCATCAACGGCACACGGCCGGTCCGTGACGAGACCCGCACCCGGATCGAGGACGCGATCCGGGCCACGGGCTACCGGCGGGACAGCCTGGCCCGCGCGCTGCGCCGCTCACGCACCGACTCCATCGGGCTGATCCTGACGGACGTGTCCGAGCCGGCGTTCGCGGCGATGGCCCGCGGTGTCGAGCGGGAAGCCATGGGAGCCGGCCTGACCGTGCTGCTGGCCAACTCCGGCGAGGACGCGGAGCTGGAGGCCCGGGCATTGGAGGTCCTCGCCGAGCGGCGGGTCGACGGCCTGCTCATCGCGCCGGTCGCCCGGTCCCACCTGGAGGCCATCACCGCGGTCATCGACCAGGGCACTCCGGTCGTCCTGATCGACCGCCTCAACGGAGCCAAGGCCGACCAGGTGGGCGTCGAGAACACCGCACCCATGCGGGAGCTGGTGCTGCACCTGGTGGAACGGCACGGCCACCGGCGGATCGCCCTGGCCGCGGGCGACACCGCTGTGTCCACCATCGCCGAGCGGCGGCGCGGCTACCTCGAGGCACTCTACGAGGCGGGAATCGACGTCGACGAAAGCCTGATCGTCACCGGCAGCGGACGGGCGGGCGACACCCGCGAGCGCATGACGAGTGTCCTACGGCGGCAGCGGCCGTCGGCGGTGGTCGCCGCCAGCACGGAGACAGCGGTGGGCGTGCTGGCGGCGGCGAAAGGGCTGGACCTGACCACGCCCGAGGACTTCGCCTTCGCCACCTTCGACGGCTTCCCGCACACCGATCTGTTCCGCCCCGGTATCACCGCGGTCGCGCAGCCGGCCCACGAGATCGGGGCCACGGCGATGGAGCTGCTGCTCCGCCGCATCGACGGCAGTCTCACGTCCCGCCCGCGCACCGTCCGCCTGGAGCCCGAGATCACCTACCGCGAGTCCTGCGGCTGCCCGGCCTGA
- a CDS encoding glycoside hydrolase family 172 protein, whose protein sequence is MSLHALDHLTRPTRARTARVSSWDQRGRNQDYWTTPAHSSRVLADLEGPGRITHIWMTQFCRKTLGPALIDPLEADTVAPVMEIHNALGVNWEEPDPDYYRKVLIRITWDDEEEPAVLVPLGDFFGIGHCMPNSYQSALFTVSAKPEESLIFGGSAALNCWAPMPFNKRARIELVNENDLPIQQYFYIDYELFHEELPEDTLYFHARWSRSNPCNGWAPDIQTNSPEVNIVDVTGEDNYVILDTEGKGHYVGCNLSVHHRQGSWWGEGNDMIWIDDDFLPDGSTSWPPSLHGTGTEDYFNHAWGMQKNAYLYHGAIVHEADVPGYSVNYRLHVADPIRFEERVRVSIEHGHGNHLADDWASTAYWYQTLPSPKATILPLEQRLPVRPAGQPMPVPATRTGAVAEEIAVMRERYQARFERHMERLAERTRRRGERSLQESEANVRQAAAVRRRYDERAHD, encoded by the coding sequence ATGTCCTTGCATGCCCTCGATCACCTCACTCGCCCCACGCGGGCCCGCACCGCCCGTGTCTCCAGCTGGGACCAGCGGGGCCGCAACCAGGACTACTGGACCACCCCGGCACACTCCTCGCGAGTCCTGGCCGACCTGGAAGGTCCGGGCCGGATCACGCACATCTGGATGACCCAGTTCTGCCGCAAGACCCTCGGCCCCGCCCTGATCGACCCGCTGGAAGCAGACACCGTGGCCCCGGTGATGGAGATCCACAACGCGCTCGGCGTCAACTGGGAGGAGCCGGACCCCGACTACTACCGCAAGGTCCTCATCCGGATCACCTGGGACGACGAGGAGGAACCCGCCGTCCTCGTCCCGCTCGGCGACTTCTTCGGTATCGGCCACTGCATGCCCAACAGCTACCAGTCGGCCCTGTTCACCGTCTCCGCCAAGCCGGAGGAGTCGTTGATCTTCGGTGGCAGCGCGGCTCTGAACTGCTGGGCTCCGATGCCGTTCAACAAGCGGGCGCGCATCGAGCTGGTCAACGAGAACGACCTGCCGATCCAGCAGTACTTCTACATCGACTACGAGCTGTTTCACGAGGAGCTTCCCGAGGACACGCTCTACTTCCACGCCCGCTGGAGCCGCAGCAACCCCTGCAACGGCTGGGCACCCGACATCCAGACCAACAGCCCCGAGGTCAACATCGTCGACGTCACCGGCGAGGACAACTACGTCATCCTCGACACCGAGGGCAAGGGCCACTACGTCGGCTGCAACCTCTCCGTCCACCACCGCCAGGGCAGTTGGTGGGGCGAGGGCAACGACATGATCTGGATCGACGACGACTTCCTGCCCGACGGCTCCACCAGCTGGCCGCCCTCCCTGCACGGCACCGGTACCGAGGACTACTTCAACCACGCCTGGGGGATGCAGAAGAACGCCTACCTCTACCACGGCGCGATCGTCCACGAGGCCGACGTCCCCGGCTACTCCGTCAACTACCGCCTCCATGTGGCCGATCCGATCCGCTTCGAGGAACGCGTCAGGGTCTCCATCGAGCACGGCCACGGCAACCACCTCGCCGACGACTGGGCCTCGACCGCGTACTGGTACCAGACCCTTCCCTCTCCGAAGGCCACGATCCTGCCGCTGGAGCAGCGCCTGCCGGTGCGCCCGGCCGGACAACCGATGCCGGTTCCCGCCACGCGCACCGGTGCGGTCGCCGAGGAGATCGCCGTGATGCGCGAGCGATACCAGGCCCGCTTCGAGCGCCACATGGAACGCCTCGCCGAGCGCACCCGCCGACGCGGCGAGCGTTCGCTGCAGGAGTCCGAGGCCAACGTCAGGCAGGCCGCCGCCGTCCGCCGCCGCTACGACGAGCGGGCCCATGACTGA